A window of Flammeovirga kamogawensis genomic DNA:
CATTACATATTCCAGTTGGACAAACTTTATTAATACAAGGAAATGTGTATTTAAAAACTGAAGGAACTCTAAAAAATGAAGGACGTTTAGTTATTATAGAAGGAAACCTTTTTATAGGTAATTATAGCGAAAATTCAATATTAGGACATCAAGATCATACAAACTTTATAAATACAGGAGATTTATATGTACAAGGTAACTTAATTGGTCAACATCCCCATGGTTGTACTTTTAAAGGAAATATAGCAATTGAAGAAAATGTTGCTTTCCATTTTCATAAACACAAATCTCCATCAGAAGCTAATTTTTATTTTAATGAAGTAAAAGATAAATTTGAAAAAGTTAAAATTCACGATCCTCAAAAACATGTAATGTCAGCTCAATTAAGTAAAGGAAAAAAACATGCAGGGTTAGGCCAAAATATACCTCTACAAAAATTAAAACCTTACCTTGGTTTGGACCTCCCAGTAGAACTCTCAAGCTTCTCTTGTACTCAAGAAGAGTCTTTTACAGCTATCAAATGGACCACTGCTCAAGAAATTAATAACAGTCACTTTACTATTGAGAAATCTTATGATAAAAAGAATTTTGAAAAAATTGATGAAGTTGAAGGGCAAGGTAATTCGAATACAGTAAAGCAATACAAAATTGATGTTCCCACAGATAAAAACAGAACCGTTTATTACAGGTTAACACAATTTGATTTTGATGGAAAATCAGAATCGTGGATTCAAGCCGTAATGAGCGATGAAGATACTAAAGTAGATGTGAGTGTTTACCCTAATCCTACTACGGACTTTCTTAAAGTAGAAACAAACTCTATTGATGATACTCCAATGGATTACTATTTAATTAACACAAGTACAGGTGTTAAAACGAAATTAACGAGTAGTTCATCTCAATATTCATCTCAAAAATTTGATGTATCTGGCTTATCTCAAGGAGTGTATGTATTAGAAGTTCTACAAGGAAATAAGCGCATTTATCAGAAAAAAATTATAAAGAATTAGATTTATACTATAGATAATATAGAACAGACAATTAGTTAGTAAGCGCCTCATTTTTAATGGGGTGCTTATTTTTTCATCCATTAATAAATCTAAATAAAACTGACATTCAATGAGCTATAGCTGTCATAAAACCAAATAAATCTAATTACTATTTCTATGTTAAACACCTCAACCTCTCTAGACATTTACTGTAATTTAAAAACTGCTTTCAAGGTAATGGCAACAGTCGTAATGTTCTCGTTAGCTTTTACAACTAAGGCACAAAATGTTCACGAACATATAAAAGTATATGGTAAAGCTCATAGCAAAAAAATATACACTGTTAAGCACAATTTAGAAACTTCTAATGGAGAAGAGTATAAAAAAGGCATTGGACATGTGGTGTATATAAATGGAAAAGTTAGAGTACCTGCCAATAAAAAAATTGTTATTCAGGCTACAGATACATTAGTAGTTTATGGTAACCTAACATTGTTCGAAAATAGTGCTTTAATTAACTATGGAAATTTAGTTATTAAAGGGAATCTTATTTTGGGAACTCCTGAACATAACGTTGAAGCTATACAGTTTTTAAATGATAAAAACGCAAATTTAATTGTAGAAGGTAACCTAATTGGGCCCCACCCAGAAGATGTTCATTTAAATGGTAAGATTGCTGTATGTGGTAATGTAGACTTTAATTTTCATTTATATGGAATCCACAAAAATGAAATGAGAAATAATAAGGTGTTTTACTACCAATCAAACATAAATGGATTGGCTGAAGGTGGAAATAAAGATTTAAAAATTAGTAAGTTGAAACACCATAAAAACGAAGGAACTCATTTTATAGAAATTGATAAAAAAGTAGATATCACAGAACGTAATTTAAGTAACCTATTCTATTACTTATCAGAAGAAACATACTCTCGAGTAATGCCGCTTATTCTTTCAAAAATCTCATCATTGAAATAATCATACATGAAAAACATCTACTTCTCTCTTCTTCTCATTACAACATTATTTGGATGTCAGAAAAATGAAGAGTTTGCTATTTCAAAAACTGAAAAATTGGAGGCTAAAACAGATAATCCAATAGGAATTACATATAGAGTTCCCGTTGTTTTTCATTACGTAGCGTTTGATAATAATAAACTACCTTCTAAAAAAGAACTAGAAAGTATCGTTCAACTTATCAATATTAATTTTCAATTCCAGAATGCAAATAGATTCACAATAGTAGATCAATTTGTAGATATTTCTGCAAATCCAAATATTGAATTTTACCTTGCTACCGAAAAAGAAAATCAGCAAAAAGGATTTGTTTCAATAAAAACAAAATACCCTAAAGTTAGCGAAAGAAGTATTTCTAAAGATCTTATTAGAACGGTAAAGGAGTTTGAAAGTAAAAAAATAAAGACAGACGGAAGGAAGTTTCTAAACATTATTATTACTGATCTCCCACACCTAACAAGCGGATTAGTTGTAGCAGATAATGATCAGAAAGATCAAAATAAAGTTACACTGCCACCTCCATATGACCGTATATCTTTACAAGGCGAAACGTTTGATCGTTCCTCTTTATTAAGTGGAATTTTTCTAGATCACAAGAGTTTTAATACAGATAGGTTAAGCATTGAAATTATTACCCACGAGATTGGCCATTGGTTGGGTTTAAAACACATTTTTGGTATGACTTCGTTGCCTTTTAATGAAAGAGATAATTTGATTGTTCTCAATCATGTAAGTAGAACGCCACAACAAAATAAATACTTTATTGCACTCCATGATGATGGCATTGACGACACCCCTTGGACTCATATAATTTCTGATAATTTAAATGTTGAGGTAAATGGAAAAATTATCAATTCTCAAAATTATATGAACTACACAAAAAAATTAGAAAGAGTGATGTTCACAAAAGGACAAGTTGAAAAAATGAGAAAAACACTAGAAGATTGGTTATAATTTTCCTTTTCACTTCATAAAAAAAGAGAGATGCAACTTAAAAATGCATCTCTCTTTTTGTTATAAATCCTTTTATGGTTTATTCCTCATTTGCTAGATCCCAAATATTTAGATAGCTCAACTTTGTAATTTCAGTTGCCTTATCCATCATTATTTTATCAGCATGATCAGATACTTGGTGGTAATCTTCGTGCCCTCCTGTATGGTACCAAAAATAAGGAACATAAGCGTTATCAAAGTTCACATTATCAGAACCTCCTGCTTCACCTTGTTTAGTTTTACCATCAAACATTTCTAGATCAATATTGTATTGTTTTATATTATTTTGATTTAGCTCCCACGTTGATGGATTTTCTGCATTATAAATAAAACTAACTTGATTGTCTTTACTATGCCAATCGCCTCTTCTACCAATCATATCAAAATTTAAATACATAGAAATATGAGACGCATTTTCAAACTTTCTGAGAAAATGCTTAGAACCATGCAACCCTTTCTCCTCTGCCGTCCAAGATGCAAACAACATTGTCTTTTTAGGTTTTACTCCAGTAGCTTTAACAGCCTTTGCAATACCTAAAATTGCTGCTACACCAGATGCGTTATCATCTGCACCATTCCACACATAGCCATCTCTCTTTCCTAGATGATCATAATGTGCACCAATCAATACTAAACTATCTGCTTCCTCTCCAGATACCTTAGCAAGTACATTTCTTACTCTCACTCTTTTTGCTAAACTTCTTGCATCAAAAGCGGCTTTAGATGCTTCTAGCTTAACCACAATAGATTTACCATTTTCTAAATTTTGTGTATAATTAGCAACTTCTGCTGGCGTTATTAAAGAAGACATTAAATATTGCCCTCCCATAAATACAGGAGCTATTTTGCTCACTTCACTTACAGGACTATACAAACGAGTTTCGTAAAAAGAAGACAGAGGCTGATCTCCTTCATAATATTTTCTATTATCTCTAAAAGGAAAATTACTTGATGTAGTTGGCAAGCTTGCTTCAGGATCAATTTCTATAATTGCCAAAGCTCCATATTGTTCTGCTAATCTCTCTTTTTCTTTATGTAACTGCTTAGCAGGTAAATCTTTTACTGATTCCCCTAATTGTCCTTTAGATGGCTTTCCTTTAAGGCGAACCCAAACTTTACCTTCTACTTTCTTTTTAGCGAAATCGTTATAATTTAATGAATCAATTGATAAGCCATATCCCACAAATACTAATGCTCCTTTACCTTTTACAGAACTAGGTGACGCTTTTACTTCAAAGTCTGTGTGGTTAGCAAAAGTAAATTCTTGCCCTTTAGAAGTAACTGATAAAAATTGCTTTTCGGCAGCTTTATATTCAAGAACATCAAAATGTTGGAAATAGGTTGGTTTACCATTTATACTATCACCTGCAGGCTCTAAACCCATAAACTCAAACATACTTGCAATATATTCTGCAGCTCTGTATGCACCTGGGTGACCTGCTTCTCTACCTTCCATCCAATCAGAAGACAAGTAATTAATTGTAGCACTAATAGTCCCTTCATCAATTGCCTCAAGGCCTTTTTCTTTTGGTGATTGTGCAAAAATTGAAGTAGTAAAAGCGAAAGCTAAAACGGTTAGATAAATGTGTGAAATTTTCATATTTATGGTAAATAGGTCAATAAATTTATAGGTAGGTTGCTGAATTTCGAAATTCGTGTTTATTAAAAAGATAAAGAAATATAAATCGTTAATAATGAAGAACTGATGATCAAGATCAGATTAAAAAGTGCAAGTAATAAATCTGTTATTTTTAGCCATATGAACTAAATGTATTACTTGCTCTTGAAACATTGAAACATTTGGGTTTGAGGTATAAAATTGATACTTCCCATTGTTATCAAAAACTAGGTTTTCTTTTTTAATTATTCTTTTGATTTGCCTCACCACAGCAGGAGCAGGATCAATTAATTTTACCTCACTACCAACAATTTCTTGAATATCATTTTTTAAGAAAGGATAATGTGTGCACCCTAATACTATATGATCTACATTATGAGTTATCATTTCTACCAATAAACCTGCTAACACTTTATGTGAGGTCGGCGTTCCTATTAGCTGATTTTCTACAAGATCTACCATCCCTTTTCCGGCCTGTATAATAACGTTTACACCTTTTGCATACTTTTCTTTAGTCTCGTTAAAAAGACGACCAGAAAATGTTCCTTCTGTAGCTAAAACTCCAACAGCTTTGGTGGATGAAGCCAACGCTGCCGTTTTTATTGCTGGTTCCATACCAACAAACGGAATTGTATATTTATTTCTAAGAAATTCAATAGCTGCGGCCGTAGCAGTATTACAAGCTACAACAATTATTTTGGCTCCTTTAGCTATTAAAAATGCAGTTATTTTATCTGCCCTATCTATTAATTCATCATGAGATTTCTCACCATAAGGGCAATACTCCTGATCTGCAAAATACAACAAAGGCAAAGTAGGTGCTTCTTCCTGAAAAGCGCTCCAAACTGATAATCCTCCAACACCTGAATCAAAGAACCCAATCATTATTTTTGTGCTTTTTTACGCGGATCATTTGCATCAAAGAAATGCCAAGAAACTAATAAGTTTTGCACATTCTTAGGGTCAATTTCTGTAACTTCTTTTGTTTTAGGAAGATAAGCAAACACCTTATTATCAAACGGGTATATATTTACTTCTGTATTGTAAGCAGTTACTAAGTCTTCCATCTTAATCTGACAAAAAGGACGAAATTTCGAAACGGTATCTTCTACAAAAGAGGCTCTGTTCTCAATGTACAATGCCTGTATTCTTGGTAAAGAAGTTACATATTGATATACCGCTGCAGAATCTAATGCAGTAATACCTTTTACATTATAAAAAGGATCTTTAAATGTGATATCAATATTGTTCTCTGGATTATTGTTGTATACAACAGACCACTTTTTTAACGTTCTCCAAGAAGTTCTAAAAAGTGTCTTATCTCTCCAAGTTGATGAAGAAGGAGTGAAAATCTCTTCGATTGCCACAAACTGCCCTGGTATTTCAATAGAATATACTTGCCCTTGTTTCTTTCCATAAGATACGGCATCACTTTCCGAAGCAATTGTACCCGTAAATATTGGAGCGCCGGCTATGTAGATCACAACTTCTTTCCCTGCAGTAGGCATTGCTTCTTTTTCTTCAATAGTTTGAACTTTTTGAAGTGCTTGAAACAACATTCCCATTTTTCTAGGTGCCACATCAATTGTACCATCCATTATCCATCTACCATCATCTTCTTTCACAATTTCATGTCCGTCAATTACAAACTTTGATAACTGTGATAGATCCTCTAGATTAAAAAATGCTTCTCCATTTGTTTTTGTACTGGCAGAGAAATTAAAAAAAGAGAAACCTATTGCCAATACAAGCAATAGATTAACTCCAATAAGAATCTTTATTTTATTCGTCATTTCGGCGATTAATTTTCTTCATTTGATTTCACATTCGCCTTAATAGACAATGTTTTTTCCGCATTCTTAGGATCGTTTGTTACAATAGATATTGTTTTCGTTACCTCTCTATTGTAATTACCAGCACTAAAAGTAACATCTAGTTTAGTACTTTCTCCTGGTGCCAATTGCGTTTTTTGAGGTTTGGTAGCTGTACAGCCACAAGATGCTTTCACT
This region includes:
- a CDS encoding T9SS type A sorting domain-containing protein — translated: MKSFSHNYNSFKIVTLISFLMLITLGNDSIAQKGTIKKTLNRQTLPTDTFRFKYVYKNITEYQVFDRYKPNNDKGFLVKGTFKAGEGLKDGKPFNRKKYTGIYSNVTIKSGSTLHIPVGQTLLIQGNVYLKTEGTLKNEGRLVIIEGNLFIGNYSENSILGHQDHTNFINTGDLYVQGNLIGQHPHGCTFKGNIAIEENVAFHFHKHKSPSEANFYFNEVKDKFEKVKIHDPQKHVMSAQLSKGKKHAGLGQNIPLQKLKPYLGLDLPVELSSFSCTQEESFTAIKWTTAQEINNSHFTIEKSYDKKNFEKIDEVEGQGNSNTVKQYKIDVPTDKNRTVYYRLTQFDFDGKSESWIQAVMSDEDTKVDVSVYPNPTTDFLKVETNSIDDTPMDYYLINTSTGVKTKLTSSSSQYSSQKFDVSGLSQGVYVLEVLQGNKRIYQKKIIKN
- a CDS encoding M43 family zinc metalloprotease; translated protein: MKNIYFSLLLITTLFGCQKNEEFAISKTEKLEAKTDNPIGITYRVPVVFHYVAFDNNKLPSKKELESIVQLININFQFQNANRFTIVDQFVDISANPNIEFYLATEKENQQKGFVSIKTKYPKVSERSISKDLIRTVKEFESKKIKTDGRKFLNIIITDLPHLTSGLVVADNDQKDQNKVTLPPPYDRISLQGETFDRSSLLSGIFLDHKSFNTDRLSIEIITHEIGHWLGLKHIFGMTSLPFNERDNLIVLNHVSRTPQQNKYFIALHDDGIDDTPWTHIISDNLNVEVNGKIINSQNYMNYTKKLERVMFTKGQVEKMRKTLEDWL
- a CDS encoding M20/M25/M40 family metallo-hydrolase, yielding MKISHIYLTVLAFAFTTSIFAQSPKEKGLEAIDEGTISATINYLSSDWMEGREAGHPGAYRAAEYIASMFEFMGLEPAGDSINGKPTYFQHFDVLEYKAAEKQFLSVTSKGQEFTFANHTDFEVKASPSSVKGKGALVFVGYGLSIDSLNYNDFAKKKVEGKVWVRLKGKPSKGQLGESVKDLPAKQLHKEKERLAEQYGALAIIEIDPEASLPTTSSNFPFRDNRKYYEGDQPLSSFYETRLYSPVSEVSKIAPVFMGGQYLMSSLITPAEVANYTQNLENGKSIVVKLEASKAAFDARSLAKRVRVRNVLAKVSGEEADSLVLIGAHYDHLGKRDGYVWNGADDNASGVAAILGIAKAVKATGVKPKKTMLFASWTAEEKGLHGSKHFLRKFENASHISMYLNFDMIGRRGDWHSKDNQVSFIYNAENPSTWELNQNNIKQYNIDLEMFDGKTKQGEAGGSDNVNFDNAYVPYFWYHTGGHEDYHQVSDHADKIMMDKATEITKLSYLNIWDLANEE
- the murI gene encoding glutamate racemase; this translates as MIGFFDSGVGGLSVWSAFQEEAPTLPLLYFADQEYCPYGEKSHDELIDRADKITAFLIAKGAKIIVVACNTATAAAIEFLRNKYTIPFVGMEPAIKTAALASSTKAVGVLATEGTFSGRLFNETKEKYAKGVNVIIQAGKGMVDLVENQLIGTPTSHKVLAGLLVEMITHNVDHIVLGCTHYPFLKNDIQEIVGSEVKLIDPAPAVVRQIKRIIKKENLVFDNNGKYQFYTSNPNVSMFQEQVIHLVHMAKNNRFITCTF